A single Sulfurimonas crateris DNA region contains:
- a CDS encoding helix-turn-helix domain-containing protein, which translates to MSNNIYKSLYLDYGYMLSKTDLAEVLKVSLSTINRRLKNGKLPPHANIGDRVLFPTEGVAVFLTQMSGCQLEVVGGEL; encoded by the coding sequence ATGTCTAACAATATTTATAAGTCTCTTTATCTCGACTACGGCTATATGTTGAGTAAAACAGACTTGGCAGAAGTTCTTAAGGTGAGCCTCTCTACGATAAACAGAAGGCTTAAAAACGGTAAACTACCACCTCATGCAAACATTGGCGATAGAGTACTATTTCCGACTGAGGGTGTAGCAGTATTCCTTACTCAGATGAGTGGTTGTCAGCTTGAAGTTGTAGGAGGTGAACTTTGA
- a CDS encoding AAA family ATPase, with the protein MKSLQKAKTRIQQLKGLPYLVIEAKAFLEKFSEFLSEDEKTEITQEIQEAQNSKLTSKKPLQERFKSHFYTYEEIKNAPATRWLVQDLIPSSSIGVMIGDSGVGKTTIVLYMCTTILTTKANVYIFMIDGDMNQTKIKESEASHLLERFPERFFYVGKQTGGDFSESVQELLAEIVEEQIKHSDREYFVIQDSLMLTVPKKRGFVDTQKLYFYEKILRSVGGSTLFIHHLNKDGNFADSQQIINYADYSFSITRNDFNSTILLHPQKASRYAIEGKAFLTEDRKIVKEVEYETVNIEPRESKFVSYVLEALEDGEMNQSEIISHLEKMRFFSEYKVGQKKATRWLTTWGDKGKWNYERRPDQKNAIYFWIEQKQPEKVENLQNLKNCKTTLSDSAKGVCDE; encoded by the coding sequence TTGAAGTCCCTCCAAAAAGCAAAAACAAGAATACAGCAGCTAAAAGGTCTTCCTTATCTCGTTATAGAGGCAAAAGCATTTTTAGAAAAATTTAGCGAGTTTTTGAGTGAAGATGAAAAAACAGAGATTACACAGGAGATTCAAGAAGCTCAAAACAGTAAACTGACATCTAAAAAACCTCTTCAAGAGCGTTTTAAAAGTCACTTCTATACCTATGAAGAGATCAAAAATGCACCCGCTACAAGATGGCTGGTGCAAGACTTGATCCCGTCAAGTTCCATAGGTGTGATGATCGGAGACAGCGGCGTCGGTAAAACGACCATCGTATTATATATGTGCACGACTATTTTGACTACCAAAGCAAATGTATATATCTTTATGATTGATGGTGATATGAACCAAACCAAGATCAAAGAGAGCGAAGCTTCACACTTGCTTGAGAGATTTCCCGAGAGATTTTTCTATGTAGGTAAGCAAACAGGCGGCGATTTTTCAGAGTCGGTTCAAGAACTCTTAGCTGAGATAGTTGAAGAGCAGATCAAGCATTCAGATCGAGAGTACTTTGTCATCCAAGACTCACTGATGCTTACTGTCCCTAAGAAACGAGGTTTTGTGGATACACAAAAGCTTTATTTTTATGAGAAAATATTGCGAAGTGTGGGTGGGAGTACGCTCTTTATCCATCACCTGAATAAAGATGGAAACTTTGCAGACTCTCAGCAGATCATTAATTATGCGGATTATTCGTTTTCTATTACGAGAAATGACTTTAACTCTACGATACTTTTGCATCCGCAAAAAGCTAGTAGGTACGCTATAGAGGGTAAAGCATTTCTTACAGAAGACAGAAAAATAGTCAAAGAGGTTGAGTATGAAACGGTAAACATAGAGCCTCGTGAGTCAAAATTTGTAAGCTATGTACTAGAAGCACTTGAAGATGGAGAGATGAACCAAAGCGAGATCATCTCACACCTTGAAAAAATGCGATTTTTTAGTGAGTATAAAGTTGGTCAGAAAAAGGCTACAAGGTGGCTTACGACTTGGGGTGATAAGGGTAAATGGAACTATGAGCGACGACCAGATCAAAAAAATGCCATCTATTTTTGGATAGAGCAAAAACAGCCTGAAAAAGTGGAAAACTTGCAGAACTTGAAAAACTGCAAAACTACTTTGAGCGACTCCGCAAAAGGAGTTTGTGATGAGTGA
- a CDS encoding tyrosine-type recombinase/integrase: protein MNNNFICSDGSFYVRKDTNMIYVQGTVNGKHYKKSIGKKATPLNKKWVERQNPMQVLLKLIGVDINETKKTSFESFGLRVLRSNSEYRGEETQKDYESIFNRLILPYFEKIEFHEISALDVTEFLGTLQSKHGYCYDRCIRVKRVLVNILKAAFDEQLMPHNVMSMQLVEKFKFKQTPRKTKVYKVSEAQQILSLSKGWLKIFLELSLKYGLRTGEAIGLKWSDFDLERGYLQIHRSISKGRISDVSAIAHENKNHNREIFLFPETIELLKSYANFRPDDEWLFVSKDGKPFKNAKTIVDFHFRPFLEEIGVEYKTLYATRRTYVSMMNQSSKVSLEDIQEVVGHVKGSSVTTKHYDLDCLEDVHKQKKAEEKSKIFNALLHIA from the coding sequence ATGAATAATAATTTTATATGTTCAGACGGTTCTTTTTACGTTAGAAAAGATACAAATATGATCTATGTACAAGGTACCGTAAACGGCAAACATTATAAGAAAAGCATAGGCAAAAAAGCGACTCCACTAAATAAAAAATGGGTGGAGCGGCAAAACCCTATGCAGGTTCTTTTGAAATTAATCGGTGTTGATATAAACGAAACTAAAAAAACTTCGTTTGAGAGTTTTGGATTGAGGGTTCTTAGGTCAAATTCTGAGTATCGAGGGGAAGAGACCCAGAAAGACTACGAAAGTATCTTTAATAGGTTAATTCTACCATATTTTGAGAAGATTGAGTTTCATGAGATCAGTGCTTTAGATGTCACTGAGTTCCTAGGAACCTTGCAGAGTAAGCATGGATATTGTTACGATAGATGCATCAGAGTCAAGCGGGTTCTAGTAAATATTTTAAAAGCTGCTTTTGATGAGCAGCTAATGCCTCACAATGTGATGAGTATGCAATTGGTCGAAAAGTTTAAGTTCAAACAAACTCCAAGAAAAACAAAAGTCTATAAGGTGTCTGAGGCACAACAAATCTTGAGCTTATCGAAAGGATGGCTCAAGATTTTTTTAGAACTTTCCTTAAAATATGGACTTCGTACGGGTGAAGCTATAGGTCTTAAATGGTCTGACTTTGATTTGGAACGAGGATATTTGCAAATTCATAGAAGTATCTCAAAAGGTAGAATTAGCGATGTATCGGCAATAGCCCACGAGAATAAAAATCATAATCGGGAAATATTCTTATTTCCCGAGACCATTGAACTTTTGAAATCTTATGCAAATTTTCGTCCAGATGATGAGTGGCTCTTCGTTTCAAAAGATGGAAAGCCATTCAAAAACGCGAAAACTATTGTCGATTTTCATTTTAGACCGTTTCTTGAGGAGATAGGTGTTGAGTATAAAACACTCTATGCTACAAGACGGACTTATGTCTCAATGATGAACCAATCTTCAAAAGTTTCACTTGAGGATATTCAAGAAGTGGTAGGACATGTGAAAGGTTCAAGTGTAACAACTAAGCATTATGACTTGGATTGTCTCGAAGATGTTCATAAACAGAAAAAAGCAGAGGAAAAATCTAAGATCTTCAATGCGTTGCTACATATAGCTTAA
- a CDS encoding phospholipase A translates to MKNASSLFIALLLAVNYSLMAHEIDSSKEIEATETNEDEAKKLFLFQHLDMPKDSDSRETMVAKIFSNFGLLPYEKNYFLPFAYTTKDYEQKDPAIYPNYEQFDKNIEAEFQISLKKDLSYNLFGLNEIISLGYTQEVWWQLYSDSSPFRETNYRPEVWLTLPIEDKEFSEFGFKAVKFGFLHESNGMGAPLSRSWNRIYFESIFYNGNFMASVRAWVADAGDDNKDITSYLGYGHLKLNYFLKKHQFDLTWQNNLRFNGNNRGSIKAEWSHPTGNSKNNFWYIKIFNGYGASLVDYNHHQSRVGFGFLFSR, encoded by the coding sequence ATGAAAAATGCCTCTTCACTCTTTATTGCTTTGCTTTTAGCAGTGAACTATTCTCTTATGGCTCATGAGATAGATAGTAGTAAAGAGATCGAAGCTACAGAAACAAATGAAGATGAAGCAAAAAAACTTTTTCTTTTTCAACATCTTGATATGCCAAAAGATTCAGATTCAAGAGAGACGATGGTGGCAAAAATTTTTAGTAACTTCGGCTTGCTTCCATATGAAAAAAATTATTTTCTTCCTTTTGCATATACAACAAAAGATTATGAACAAAAAGATCCTGCCATCTACCCAAACTATGAACAATTTGACAAAAATATCGAAGCAGAATTTCAAATAAGTTTAAAAAAAGATCTAAGCTACAATCTATTTGGCTTAAATGAGATAATAAGTTTGGGATACACGCAAGAGGTGTGGTGGCAGCTTTATTCAGACTCTTCTCCATTTCGTGAAACAAACTACAGACCTGAAGTATGGCTTACCTTGCCTATTGAAGATAAAGAGTTCTCTGAGTTTGGATTTAAAGCTGTTAAGTTTGGCTTTTTGCATGAGTCAAACGGGATGGGAGCACCACTCTCTAGGTCATGGAATAGAATCTATTTTGAGTCCATTTTTTACAATGGAAATTTTATGGCAAGCGTTAGAGCATGGGTAGCAGATGCAGGAGATGATAACAAAGATATAACCTCTTATCTTGGGTATGGGCATTTAAAGTTAAACTATTTTCTTAAAAAGCATCAGTTTGATTTGACATGGCAAAACAATCTTCGTTTTAACGGAAATAACAGAGGCTCTATCAAGGCTGAATGGTCACACCCTACAGGAAACTCCAAAAACAATTTCTGGTATATTAAGATATTTAACGGCTACGGGGCAAGTTTGGTAGATTATAATCACCATCAAAGCAGAGTAGGATTTGGATTTTTATTCTCTAGATAG
- a CDS encoding cupin domain-containing protein, whose amino-acid sequence MYLHKQIDLIEAAPQSAGKGVSMKMLLSPDESPNFAMRNFIIEAGGHMPLHTNSVEHEQYVLSGRALVQIGDESFEAKAGGVLLIPAGLSHSYKTLGDEAYSFLCLVPKGEDCITIIK is encoded by the coding sequence ATGTACCTACATAAACAGATAGATTTAATTGAGGCAGCTCCTCAAAGTGCTGGTAAAGGGGTCTCGATGAAGATGCTTTTATCTCCTGATGAGTCACCAAATTTTGCGATGAGAAACTTTATAATAGAAGCGGGCGGACATATGCCTCTTCATACAAATAGCGTAGAGCACGAGCAGTATGTGCTCTCTGGACGCGCACTTGTACAAATCGGAGATGAGAGTTTTGAAGCAAAAGCGGGCGGTGTTCTGCTTATCCCTGCAGGTCTTTCCCATAGCTACAAAACCTTAGGAGATGAAGCATATAGTTTTTTGTGTCTTGTCCCCAAAGGCGAAGATTGCATAACAATCATTAAGTAA